The Streptomyces laurentii region CGCCGGGTCGCTCTCGCCGGCCGGTGCCGGAACGGTCCGGCGCGGCGTGGAGGACGTCAGCGACGTCCCACCGGTCGTACGGAACAGTTCGTCGGCGCCGGGCAGACTCACTCGGCGTGACACCGGGCGAGCACCTCCCTGGCGAGCTGACGGTAGGCGGCGGCACCCACGGAGTTGGAGGCGTACGTGGTGATGGGCTCGCCCGCGACGGTGGTCTCCGGGAAGCGCACGGTCCGGCCGATGACGGTGTGGTAGACGTGGTCGTCGAAGGCCTCGACGACACGCGCCAGCACCTCGCGCGAGTGCACCGTACGGGAGTCGTACATGGTGGCGAGGATGCCGTCGAGCTCCAGCTCCGGGTTGAGCCGCTCCTGGACCTTCTCGATGGTCTCGGTGAGCAGGGCCACGCCGCGCAGCGCGAAGAACTCGCATTCCAGCGGCACGATGACCTTGTGAGCGGCCGTCAGGGCGTTCACGGTCAGCAGGCCGAGCGAGGGCTGACAGTCGATCACGATGTAGTCGTAGTCGTTCATCAGCGGCTTGAGCGCGCGCTGGAGCGTCGACTCGCGCGCGACCTCGCTGACCAGCTGGACCTCGGCGGCCGACAGGTCGATGTTGCTCGGCAGCAGGTCCATGTTGGGAACGGCCGTCTTGAGCAGCACCTCGTCCGCCGCCATGCCCCGCTCCATGAGCAGGTTGTAGACGGTGAGGTCGAGCTCCATCGGGTTGACGCCGAGGCCGACCGACAGGGCACCCTGCGGGTCGAAGTCGACGAGCAGCACCCGGCGGCCGTACTCGGCGAGCGCGGCACCCAGGTTGATGGTCGACGTGGTCTTGCCGACGCCGCCCTTCTGGTTGCACATCGCGATGATCTTCGCGGGGCCGTGGTCGGTCAGCGGGCCCGGGATCGGGAAGTACGGCAGGGGCCGTCCGGTCGGGCCGATCCGCTCGCGGCGCTGGCGGGCAGCGTCCGGGGCGAGGGTGGCCGCGTACTCGGGGTCGGGCTCGTACTCGGCGTCGGGGTCGTAGAAGTGCCCCTCGGGCACCTCGTCGTAGGCGGCGAAGTGGGTGGACTCTCGGCCCATCTCGTTGCCGGCCGTGGCGTTCACGTGTAGGCCGTCCGTCATCTTCATCGTATGGGCTGTCGTCATGGGCTGGTGCGTCGCGAAGGTCCGCACCGCGACGGAGCCGATCGGGGCCCCTGGACCGCCACCCCCGGGAGTAAATGTCGACTCATTCACAAGTCGTCTTACCTCCTTGGATGTGGTCAGGAACATTTATCGATAGGTCAGCGTGGCACCATGCCGACGGTTGGCGACTCTATGGCGTGTCACCGGTCCGCAGCAACACAATCCGCCGGACCCGGCCCGATGTGTCGGTAACCGAACACCTTTCTGTCAAGGGTGCGCGGGCGGTGAACCGGGGTTTTCGAGGGTGCGCGAAACGGTTGAAGAGTCACCTTCGCGGCGAGTCGTGCGCCCGCCGGACGGGATCGGACGGTGCCGGACGCACAGCGGGCCGGACCTTGCTCGACAAGGTCCGGCCCGATGCGTGAGGTTGACGACGGGGGTTGACCCCGGCGCCGGCGGGCGTCAGCCCAGGAGGGTGCTCAGCTCGACGTGCTCGTAGCCGTGAGCCTCGGCGACCTCCTTGTAAACGACCTTGCCGTCATGGGTGTTGAGACCCTTGGCCAGCGCGGCGTCGCGGCGCAGCGCCTCGGCCCAGCCGTTGTTCGCCAGCGACACGATGTAGGGCAGCGTGGCGTTGGTGAGGGCGTAGGTGGAGGTGTTCGGAACCGCGCCCGGCATGTTGGCGACGCAGTAGAAGACCGAGTTGTGGACCGGGAAGGTCGGCTCGGTGTGGGTGGTCGGGTGCGAGTCCTCGAAGCAGCCGCCCTGGTCGATCGCGATGTCGACAAGGACACTTCCGGGCTTCATCTTGGCGACGAGCTCGTTGGTGACCAGCTTCGGGGCCTTGGCGCCCGGGATGAGGACGGCACCGATGACGAGGTCGGCCTCGACGACGGCCTTCTCCAGCTCGTAGGCGTTGGAGACCATCGTCTGCACCTTGGAGCCGAAGATCTTGTCGGCCTCGCGGAGCTTGTTGATGTCCTTGTCGAGCAGGGTCACGTGGAAGCCCATGCCGACGGCGATCTGGGTGGCGTTCCAGCCGGAGACACCGCCACCGATGACGACGGCCTTGCCGGCGTGGGTGCCGGAGACGCCGCCGGGGAGCACGCCGCGGCCGCCGGCCGGACGCATCAGGTGGTAGGCGCCGACCTGCGGGGCCAGGCGGCCCGCGACCTCGGACATCGGGGCGAGCAGCGGGAGCGCGCGACCCGCGGTCTCCACGGTCTCGTACGCGATGGAGGTGGTGCCGGACTCGAGGAGGGCGTCCGTGCACTCCTTGGAGGCGGCCAGGTGCAGGTAGGTGAAGAGCGTCTGGTCCTTGCGGAGACGGTGGTACTCCGAGGCGATCGGCTCCTTGACCTTGAGGAGCAGGTCGGCGGTGGCCCAGACCTCGTCGGCGGTGGCGAGGATCTCGGCACCGGCCGAGACGTACTCCTCGTCCGTGATGGAGGAGCCGACACCGGCGTTCTGCTCGACGAAGACCTGGTGGCCGTTGCGGACGAGCTCGTGGACGCCGGCCGGGGTGATGGCCACACGGAACTCGTTGTTCTTGACCTCGCGGGGGATGCCGACCTTCATCGTCGATCACGGTCCTTGAATCAGGGGAATAAACAGGGGGGTACTGCGTGGGGGTGCGTTGCCCGCGGCCCGTACGGACCGCAGACACAGCCATACATACCCGGAGGCAACACGGCACACCGGGACAGACCGCGCCTCAACGCGACGCACCCAGTCTAATGAAGGAGTTCCACCTGTCTAGCCTTTCAAAGTACTAATCTTCTTCAGAAGTACTACGGATTTCGTAGGCGGAACCTTTGATTCCAAGGAGTCGGTCGGCCGCGGACCGGTGCAGACCGGCCGCCGCCGGGTCGCCGAGGCGGTCCAGCGTGTCCGCCAGCCGGAGCCGCAGCGCCGCCTGGAGCCGCGCGTCCCCCGCCCGGCGGGCCCAGTCGACCGCTTCCTCGCAGGTCCGCAGGCTTTCCTCGGG contains the following coding sequences:
- a CDS encoding partitioning/sporulation protein (ATPases involved in chromosome partitioning [Cell division and chromosomepartitioning]; COG1192;~Magnesium ion binding site [ion binding];~P-loop;~ParA and ParB of Caulobacter crescentus belong to aconserved family of bacterial proteins implicated in chromosome segregation. ParB binds to DNA sequences adjacent to the origin of replication and localizes to opposite cell poles shortly following the...; cd02042;~identified by MetaGeneAnnotator; putative;~partitioning or sporulation protein [Streptomyces cattleya NRRL 8057 = DSM46488]); this translates as MNESTFTPGGGGPGAPIGSVAVRTFATHQPMTTAHTMKMTDGLHVNATAGNEMGRESTHFAAYDEVPEGHFYDPDAEYEPDPEYAATLAPDAARQRRERIGPTGRPLPYFPIPGPLTDHGPAKIIAMCNQKGGVGKTTSTINLGAALAEYGRRVLLVDFDPQGALSVGLGVNPMELDLTVYNLLMERGMAADEVLLKTAVPNMDLLPSNIDLSAAEVQLVSEVARESTLQRALKPLMNDYDYIVIDCQPSLGLLTVNALTAAHKVIVPLECEFFALRGVALLTETIEKVQERLNPELELDGILATMYDSRTVHSREVLARVVEAFDDHVYHTVIGRTVRFPETTVAGEPITTYASNSVGAAAYRQLAREVLARCHAE
- a CDS encoding L-alanine dehydrogenase (Alanine dehydrogenase [Aminoacid transport and metabolism]; COG0686;~Alanine dehydrogenase/PNT, N-terminal domain; cl15379;~L-alanine dehydrogenase [Streptomyces albus J1074];~Rossmann-fold NAD(P)(+)-binding proteins; cl09931;~identified by MetaGeneAnnotator; putative) yields the protein MKVGIPREVKNNEFRVAITPAGVHELVRNGHQVFVEQNAGVGSSITDEEYVSAGAEILATADEVWATADLLLKVKEPIASEYHRLRKDQTLFTYLHLAASKECTDALLESGTTSIAYETVETAGRALPLLAPMSEVAGRLAPQVGAYHLMRPAGGRGVLPGGVSGTHAGKAVVIGGGVSGWNATQIAVGMGFHVTLLDKDINKLREADKIFGSKVQTMVSNAYELEKAVVEADLVIGAVLIPGAKAPKLVTNELVAKMKPGSVLVDIAIDQGGCFEDSHPTTHTEPTFPVHNSVFYCVANMPGAVPNTSTYALTNATLPYIVSLANNGWAEALRRDAALAKGLNTHDGKVVYKEVAEAHGYEHVELSTLLG